One window from the genome of Osmerus mordax isolate fOsmMor3 chromosome 19, fOsmMor3.pri, whole genome shotgun sequence encodes:
- the aff4 gene encoding AF4/FMR2 family member 4 isoform X2: MNREDRNVLRLKERERRNQEIQQGGEAFPANSPLFPEPYKVISKEDKLSSRIQSMLGNYDDMKEPIGDTIPKLSGKPSSSSSSEEKSGQALFGEQRGGGSGQSSKWTPVGPAASTSSQSQKRSGLQGSQRGGGGGSSQRHERKSSKHGGSDHSKSHTSSPAKGSLSSSSGHSRSLAPEHHGKEQRYRSKSPRERESNWDSPSRVHTSFPSGQLSSQAFPPSLMSKPSSMLQKPTAYVRPMDGQETVEPKSSSSEGYGGQSHSSTVGEMKANGKASLSKLKMPSQPVEGSMSGDANCVDEILKEMTQSWPPPLTAIHTPCKTEPSKFPFPTKDSQHSSFPGGHKRPTKSSSSSHQTKACDGDQANMLEDDLKLSSSEDSDGEQDSAKNASRNASASNNSNNSEVAEHSRDDSSSHSGSESSSGSDSESESSSTDSEANEPPRPASPEPEPPVNKWQLDNWFKKVKQFSPASPVDNNVPAKYKKEGRDSGSGRSYGGQGGGSKESGAPTPSRDLRTSQKTESGRGRQKSPAQSEGGAGQRRTVGKKQPKKSEKLPVVEEPKGGLRVESEPPPEISPHRPKAATKGPRKPNIKPKPSPRPAAADRRKSKAPTKSTSQKSREFVDTDPSSSDSEENDSIPSSSQTPRYTESIRTPVCVFSPMEEKELLSPLSDPEERYPPRQVLVVKIDLSLIGKVPGRSYKEPEQPKAERDSSLDRDGKEFHKQNPEKSSKGKRKHKNDDESAKPDSKKSRFEDKSSSHKPSSKESKRSSEKKEEPAPSPSIAGLQRTPKAEHPGRKRTVSQSSASHSSGASSGKEGGGGRSSSKSSSTPKHRKGEDKQGRGAREGKDKSSKGPDNQLAVPPLLSDGSKSLRSKLQFEDRVLSADHYLQEAKKLKHNADALLDRFEKAVYYLDAVVSFIECGNALEKSAQEAKSPFPMYAETVELIKYTMKLKSYMAPDATSADKRLAVLCLRCQSLLYLRLFKLRKESALKYSKTLTDHLKNSLSNTQAPSPGMGNKAAGMPSPVSPKLSPGNAGGYSSGSSSASGSSSVTIPQRIHQMAASYVQVTSNFLFATDVWDQAEQLAKEQREFFVELDKVMTPLIFNTSSMSELVRFTRQGLHWLRLDAKLIP, encoded by the exons ATGAACCGTGAAGACCGGAATGTGCTCCgtttgaaagaaagagaaaggcgaAATCAAGAAAtccagcagggaggagaggccttTCCAGCtaactcccctctctttcctgaaCCTTATAAAGTT ATCAGCAAAGAAGATAAACTATCCAGTCGTATCCAGAGCATGCTGGGTAACTACGACGACATGAAAGAACCAATCGGAGACACAATCCCAAAACTCAGCGGCAAACCCTCCAGCTCGTCTTCCTCGGAGGAGAAGTCGGGCCAGGCCCTGTTCGGAGAGCAGCGCGGCGGCGGCAGCGGCCAAAGCAGCAAGTGGACGCCGGTGGGCCCCGCGGCCAGCACCTCGTCCCAGTCCCAGAAGAGGTCCGGCCTGCAGGGCAGCCagcgcggcggcggcggcggcagcaGCCAAAGACACGAGCGGAAGTCCAGCAAGCATGGAGGCTCGGACCACTCCAAGTCGCACACTTCCAGCCCGGCCAAGGGCTCCCTGAGCTCCTCCTCCGGCCACTCGCGCTCGCTGGCCCCCGAGCACCACGGCAAGGAGCAGCGCTACCGCTCCAAGTCCCCCCGCGAGAGGGAGTCCAACTGGGACTCGCCGTCGCGCGTGCACACCTCCTTCCCCAGCGGGCAGCTCTCCAGCCAGGCCTTTCCCCCCTCGCTCATGTCCAAGCCCAGCTCCATGCTGCAGAAGCCCACGGCCTACGTGCGGCCCATGGACGGCCAGGAGACGGTGGAGCCCAAGAGCTCCTCGTCGGAGGGCTACGGCGGCCAGTCTCACAGCAGCACCGTGGGGGAGATGAAGGCCAACGGCAAAGCCTCCCTCTCCAAGCTCAAGATGCCCTCTCAACCTGTGGAG GGTTCTATGTCAGGAGATGCCAATTGCGTGGATGAGATTTTAAAG GAAATGACTCAGTCGTGGCCTCCTCCGCTGACAGCCATCCACACCCCCTGCAAGACCGAACCCTCCAAGTTTCCGTTCCCCACCAAG GACTCGCAGCACTCTAGTTTTCCTGGTGGACACA AGAGACCAACCAAGTCATCGTCCAGCAGCCACCAGACCAAGGCCTGTGATGGAGACCAGGCCAA TATGCTGGAGGACGACCTGAAGCTGAGCAGCAGCGAGGACAGCGACGGCGAACAGGACTCGGCCAAGAATGCCTCGAGGAACGCTTCGGCAAG caacaacagcaacaacagcgAGGTGGCGGAGCACTCGCGGGACGACTCGAGCAGCCACAGCGGCAGCGAGAGCAGCTCCGGCTCGgacagcgagagcgagagcagcTCCACGGACAGCGAGGCCAACGAGCCGCCGCGGCCCGCGTCGCCTGAG CCTGAACCGCCTGTGAACAAGTGGCAGCTAGACAACTGGTTTAAGAAGGTCAAGCagttctccccagcctcccccgtgGACAACAATGTCCCCGCCAAGTACAAGAAGGAGGGTCGCGACTCGGGCTCAGGGAGGAGCTACGGCGGCCAGGGAGGAGGCTCCAAGGAGTCCGGGGCGCCCACGCCCAGCCGGGACCTGAGGACCAGCCAGAAGACGGAAAGCGGCCGCGGGCGCCAGAAATCCCCCGCCCAGAGCGAGGGGGGCGCGGGCCAGCGGAGGACCGTGGGGAAGAAACAGCCCAAGAAGTCGGAGAAGCTCCCCGTGGTGGAGGAGCCCAAGGGGGGGCTGAGAGTGGAGAGCGAGCCCCCTCCCGAGATCTCTCCCCACCGGCCCAAAGCCGCCACGAAGGGCCCCCGCAAACCCAACATCAAGCCCAAGCCCTCCCCCCGGCCGGCGGCCGCCGATAGGCGCAAGAGCAAGGCGCCCACCAAGTCCACCTCGCAGAAGTCCCGGGAGTTCGTGGACACGGACCCGTCGTCATCGGACTCGGAGGAGAACGACAGCATTCCCTCGTCGTCGCAGACGCCCCGGTACACGGAGAGCATCCGTACGCCCGTGTGCGTCTTCTCTcccatggaggagaaggagctccTGTCGCCGCTCAGCGACCCCGAGGAGCGCTACCCGCCCCGCCAGGTGCTGGTGGTGAAGATCGACCTGAGCCTGATTGGGAAAGTCCCTGGCCGCTCTTACAAGGAGCCGGAGCAGCCCAAGGCCGAGAGGGACTCTTCTCTGGACCGAGACGGCAAGGAGTTCCACAAGCAGAACCCCGAGAAGAGCTCCAAGGGCAAGAGGAAACACAAG AATGATGACGAAAGTGCCAAACCAGACAGTAAGAAGTCCCGATTTGAGGACAAGTCTTCATCTCACAAGCCCAGCAGCAAAGA GTCAAAGAGGTCGtcggagaagaaggaggagccgGCGCCGTCTCCCTCCATTGCGGGACTCCAGAGGACTCCCAAGGCGGAGCACCCCGGCCGCAAGCGCACCGTCAGCCAATCGTCCGCCTCGCACTCCAGCGGCGCCAGCAGCGGCAAGGAAGGGGGCGGGGGCCGCAGCAGCAGCAAGAGCAGCTCCACCCCCAAgcacaggaagggagaggacaAGCAGGGGCGCGGCGCGCGGGAGGGCAAG GATAAAAGCTCCAAGGGTCCAGACAACCAGCTGGCAGTGCCCCCCCTGTTGTCCGACGGCTCCAAGTCCCTCCGGTCTAAGCTGCAGTTTGAGGACAG GGTTCTTTCTGCTGACCACTACCTACAGGAAGCCAAGAAACTGAAACACAACGCAGACGCTCTG TTGGACCGGTTCGAGAAGGCCGTGTACTACCTGGACGCCGTGGTGTCGTTCATCGAGTGTGGGaacgccctggagaagagcgCCCAGGAGGCCAAGTCTCCCTTCCCCATGTACGCCGAGACGGTGGAGCTCATCAA GTACACTATGAAGTTGAAGAGCTACATGGCTCCAGACGCTACATCGGCAGACAAGAGGCTCGCCGTGCTCTG CCTACGGTGCCAGTCCCTCCTCTACTTGCGACTGTTCAAGCTGAGAAAGGAAAGCGCTCTGAAGTATTCCAAAACCCTCACAGACCACCTCAAG AATTCCTTAAGCAACACTCAAGCCCCCTCTCCTGGAATGGGGAA tAAAGCGGCAGGGATGCCCTCCCCGGTCTCGCCCAAGCTGTCTCCAGGCAACGCCGGTGGCTACTCGTCGGGCTCCAGCAGCGCCAGCGGCAGCTCGTCCGTCACCATCCCTCAGAGGATCCACCAGATGGCCGCCAGCTACGTCCAGGTCacctccaacttcctgtttgccacGGACGTGTGGGACCAGGCCGAGCAGCTAGCCAAGGAGCAGAGGG AGTTCTTTGTGGAGCTGGACAAGGTGATGACGCCGCTCATCTTCAACACCAGCAGTATGAGCGAACTGGTGCGCTTCACACGCCAGGGACTACACTGGCTGAGGCTGGACGCGAAGCTCATTCCCTAG
- the aff4 gene encoding AF4/FMR2 family member 4 isoform X3, producing MLGNYDDMKEPIGDTIPKLSGKPSSSSSSEEKSGQALFGEQRGGGSGQSSKWTPVGPAASTSSQSQKRSGLQGSQRGGGGGSSQRHERKSSKHGGSDHSKSHTSSPAKGSLSSSSGHSRSLAPEHHGKEQRYRSKSPRERESNWDSPSRVHTSFPSGQLSSQAFPPSLMSKPSSMLQKPTAYVRPMDGQETVEPKSSSSEGYGGQSHSSTVGEMKANGKASLSKLKMPSQPVEGSMSGDANCVDEILKEMTQSWPPPLTAIHTPCKTEPSKFPFPTKDSQHSSFPGGHKRPTKSSSSSHQTKACDGDQANMLEDDLKLSSSEDSDGEQDSAKNASRNASASNNSNNSEVAEHSRDDSSSHSGSESSSGSDSESESSSTDSEANEPPRPASPEPEPPVNKWQLDNWFKKVKQFSPASPVDNNVPAKYKKEGRDSGSGRSYGGQGGGSKESGAPTPSRDLRTSQKTESGRGRQKSPAQSEGGAGQRRTVGKKQPKKSEKLPVVEEPKGGLRVESEPPPEISPHRPKAATKGPRKPNIKPKPSPRPAAADRRKSKAPTKSTSQKSREFVDTDPSSSDSEENDSIPSSSQTPRYTESIRTPVCVFSPMEEKELLSPLSDPEERYPPRQVLVVKIDLSLIGKVPGRSYKEPEQPKAERDSSLDRDGKEFHKQNPEKSSKGKRKHKNDDESAKPDSKKSRFEDKSSSHKPSSKESKRSSEKKEEPAPSPSIAGLQRTPKAEHPGRKRTVSQSSASHSSGASSGKEGGGGRSSSKSSSTPKHRKGEDKQGRGAREGKDKSSKGPDNQLAVPPLLSDGSKSLRSKLQFEDRVLSADHYLQEAKKLKHNADALLDRFEKAVYYLDAVVSFIECGNALEKSAQEAKSPFPMYAETVELIKYTMKLKSYMAPDATSADKRLAVLCLRCQSLLYLRLFKLRKESALKYSKTLTDHLKNSLSNTQAPSPGMGNKAAGMPSPVSPKLSPGNAGGYSSGSSSASGSSSVTIPQRIHQMAASYVQVTSNFLFATDVWDQAEQLAKEQREFFVELDKVMTPLIFNTSSMSELVRFTRQGLHWLRLDAKLIP from the exons ATGCTGGGTAACTACGACGACATGAAAGAACCAATCGGAGACACAATCCCAAAACTCAGCGGCAAACCCTCCAGCTCGTCTTCCTCGGAGGAGAAGTCGGGCCAGGCCCTGTTCGGAGAGCAGCGCGGCGGCGGCAGCGGCCAAAGCAGCAAGTGGACGCCGGTGGGCCCCGCGGCCAGCACCTCGTCCCAGTCCCAGAAGAGGTCCGGCCTGCAGGGCAGCCagcgcggcggcggcggcggcagcaGCCAAAGACACGAGCGGAAGTCCAGCAAGCATGGAGGCTCGGACCACTCCAAGTCGCACACTTCCAGCCCGGCCAAGGGCTCCCTGAGCTCCTCCTCCGGCCACTCGCGCTCGCTGGCCCCCGAGCACCACGGCAAGGAGCAGCGCTACCGCTCCAAGTCCCCCCGCGAGAGGGAGTCCAACTGGGACTCGCCGTCGCGCGTGCACACCTCCTTCCCCAGCGGGCAGCTCTCCAGCCAGGCCTTTCCCCCCTCGCTCATGTCCAAGCCCAGCTCCATGCTGCAGAAGCCCACGGCCTACGTGCGGCCCATGGACGGCCAGGAGACGGTGGAGCCCAAGAGCTCCTCGTCGGAGGGCTACGGCGGCCAGTCTCACAGCAGCACCGTGGGGGAGATGAAGGCCAACGGCAAAGCCTCCCTCTCCAAGCTCAAGATGCCCTCTCAACCTGTGGAG GGTTCTATGTCAGGAGATGCCAATTGCGTGGATGAGATTTTAAAG GAAATGACTCAGTCGTGGCCTCCTCCGCTGACAGCCATCCACACCCCCTGCAAGACCGAACCCTCCAAGTTTCCGTTCCCCACCAAG GACTCGCAGCACTCTAGTTTTCCTGGTGGACACA AGAGACCAACCAAGTCATCGTCCAGCAGCCACCAGACCAAGGCCTGTGATGGAGACCAGGCCAA TATGCTGGAGGACGACCTGAAGCTGAGCAGCAGCGAGGACAGCGACGGCGAACAGGACTCGGCCAAGAATGCCTCGAGGAACGCTTCGGCAAG caacaacagcaacaacagcgAGGTGGCGGAGCACTCGCGGGACGACTCGAGCAGCCACAGCGGCAGCGAGAGCAGCTCCGGCTCGgacagcgagagcgagagcagcTCCACGGACAGCGAGGCCAACGAGCCGCCGCGGCCCGCGTCGCCTGAG CCTGAACCGCCTGTGAACAAGTGGCAGCTAGACAACTGGTTTAAGAAGGTCAAGCagttctccccagcctcccccgtgGACAACAATGTCCCCGCCAAGTACAAGAAGGAGGGTCGCGACTCGGGCTCAGGGAGGAGCTACGGCGGCCAGGGAGGAGGCTCCAAGGAGTCCGGGGCGCCCACGCCCAGCCGGGACCTGAGGACCAGCCAGAAGACGGAAAGCGGCCGCGGGCGCCAGAAATCCCCCGCCCAGAGCGAGGGGGGCGCGGGCCAGCGGAGGACCGTGGGGAAGAAACAGCCCAAGAAGTCGGAGAAGCTCCCCGTGGTGGAGGAGCCCAAGGGGGGGCTGAGAGTGGAGAGCGAGCCCCCTCCCGAGATCTCTCCCCACCGGCCCAAAGCCGCCACGAAGGGCCCCCGCAAACCCAACATCAAGCCCAAGCCCTCCCCCCGGCCGGCGGCCGCCGATAGGCGCAAGAGCAAGGCGCCCACCAAGTCCACCTCGCAGAAGTCCCGGGAGTTCGTGGACACGGACCCGTCGTCATCGGACTCGGAGGAGAACGACAGCATTCCCTCGTCGTCGCAGACGCCCCGGTACACGGAGAGCATCCGTACGCCCGTGTGCGTCTTCTCTcccatggaggagaaggagctccTGTCGCCGCTCAGCGACCCCGAGGAGCGCTACCCGCCCCGCCAGGTGCTGGTGGTGAAGATCGACCTGAGCCTGATTGGGAAAGTCCCTGGCCGCTCTTACAAGGAGCCGGAGCAGCCCAAGGCCGAGAGGGACTCTTCTCTGGACCGAGACGGCAAGGAGTTCCACAAGCAGAACCCCGAGAAGAGCTCCAAGGGCAAGAGGAAACACAAG AATGATGACGAAAGTGCCAAACCAGACAGTAAGAAGTCCCGATTTGAGGACAAGTCTTCATCTCACAAGCCCAGCAGCAAAGA GTCAAAGAGGTCGtcggagaagaaggaggagccgGCGCCGTCTCCCTCCATTGCGGGACTCCAGAGGACTCCCAAGGCGGAGCACCCCGGCCGCAAGCGCACCGTCAGCCAATCGTCCGCCTCGCACTCCAGCGGCGCCAGCAGCGGCAAGGAAGGGGGCGGGGGCCGCAGCAGCAGCAAGAGCAGCTCCACCCCCAAgcacaggaagggagaggacaAGCAGGGGCGCGGCGCGCGGGAGGGCAAG GATAAAAGCTCCAAGGGTCCAGACAACCAGCTGGCAGTGCCCCCCCTGTTGTCCGACGGCTCCAAGTCCCTCCGGTCTAAGCTGCAGTTTGAGGACAG GGTTCTTTCTGCTGACCACTACCTACAGGAAGCCAAGAAACTGAAACACAACGCAGACGCTCTG TTGGACCGGTTCGAGAAGGCCGTGTACTACCTGGACGCCGTGGTGTCGTTCATCGAGTGTGGGaacgccctggagaagagcgCCCAGGAGGCCAAGTCTCCCTTCCCCATGTACGCCGAGACGGTGGAGCTCATCAA GTACACTATGAAGTTGAAGAGCTACATGGCTCCAGACGCTACATCGGCAGACAAGAGGCTCGCCGTGCTCTG CCTACGGTGCCAGTCCCTCCTCTACTTGCGACTGTTCAAGCTGAGAAAGGAAAGCGCTCTGAAGTATTCCAAAACCCTCACAGACCACCTCAAG AATTCCTTAAGCAACACTCAAGCCCCCTCTCCTGGAATGGGGAA tAAAGCGGCAGGGATGCCCTCCCCGGTCTCGCCCAAGCTGTCTCCAGGCAACGCCGGTGGCTACTCGTCGGGCTCCAGCAGCGCCAGCGGCAGCTCGTCCGTCACCATCCCTCAGAGGATCCACCAGATGGCCGCCAGCTACGTCCAGGTCacctccaacttcctgtttgccacGGACGTGTGGGACCAGGCCGAGCAGCTAGCCAAGGAGCAGAGGG AGTTCTTTGTGGAGCTGGACAAGGTGATGACGCCGCTCATCTTCAACACCAGCAGTATGAGCGAACTGGTGCGCTTCACACGCCAGGGACTACACTGGCTGAGGCTGGACGCGAAGCTCATTCCCTAG
- the aff4 gene encoding AF4/FMR2 family member 4 isoform X1, producing the protein MASQPGNMNREDRNVLRLKERERRNQEIQQGGEAFPANSPLFPEPYKVISKEDKLSSRIQSMLGNYDDMKEPIGDTIPKLSGKPSSSSSSEEKSGQALFGEQRGGGSGQSSKWTPVGPAASTSSQSQKRSGLQGSQRGGGGGSSQRHERKSSKHGGSDHSKSHTSSPAKGSLSSSSGHSRSLAPEHHGKEQRYRSKSPRERESNWDSPSRVHTSFPSGQLSSQAFPPSLMSKPSSMLQKPTAYVRPMDGQETVEPKSSSSEGYGGQSHSSTVGEMKANGKASLSKLKMPSQPVEGSMSGDANCVDEILKEMTQSWPPPLTAIHTPCKTEPSKFPFPTKDSQHSSFPGGHKRPTKSSSSSHQTKACDGDQANMLEDDLKLSSSEDSDGEQDSAKNASRNASASNNSNNSEVAEHSRDDSSSHSGSESSSGSDSESESSSTDSEANEPPRPASPEPEPPVNKWQLDNWFKKVKQFSPASPVDNNVPAKYKKEGRDSGSGRSYGGQGGGSKESGAPTPSRDLRTSQKTESGRGRQKSPAQSEGGAGQRRTVGKKQPKKSEKLPVVEEPKGGLRVESEPPPEISPHRPKAATKGPRKPNIKPKPSPRPAAADRRKSKAPTKSTSQKSREFVDTDPSSSDSEENDSIPSSSQTPRYTESIRTPVCVFSPMEEKELLSPLSDPEERYPPRQVLVVKIDLSLIGKVPGRSYKEPEQPKAERDSSLDRDGKEFHKQNPEKSSKGKRKHKNDDESAKPDSKKSRFEDKSSSHKPSSKESKRSSEKKEEPAPSPSIAGLQRTPKAEHPGRKRTVSQSSASHSSGASSGKEGGGGRSSSKSSSTPKHRKGEDKQGRGAREGKDKSSKGPDNQLAVPPLLSDGSKSLRSKLQFEDRVLSADHYLQEAKKLKHNADALLDRFEKAVYYLDAVVSFIECGNALEKSAQEAKSPFPMYAETVELIKYTMKLKSYMAPDATSADKRLAVLCLRCQSLLYLRLFKLRKESALKYSKTLTDHLKNSLSNTQAPSPGMGNKAAGMPSPVSPKLSPGNAGGYSSGSSSASGSSSVTIPQRIHQMAASYVQVTSNFLFATDVWDQAEQLAKEQREFFVELDKVMTPLIFNTSSMSELVRFTRQGLHWLRLDAKLIP; encoded by the exons ATGGCCTCTCAGCCTGG CAACATGAACCGTGAAGACCGGAATGTGCTCCgtttgaaagaaagagaaaggcgaAATCAAGAAAtccagcagggaggagaggccttTCCAGCtaactcccctctctttcctgaaCCTTATAAAGTT ATCAGCAAAGAAGATAAACTATCCAGTCGTATCCAGAGCATGCTGGGTAACTACGACGACATGAAAGAACCAATCGGAGACACAATCCCAAAACTCAGCGGCAAACCCTCCAGCTCGTCTTCCTCGGAGGAGAAGTCGGGCCAGGCCCTGTTCGGAGAGCAGCGCGGCGGCGGCAGCGGCCAAAGCAGCAAGTGGACGCCGGTGGGCCCCGCGGCCAGCACCTCGTCCCAGTCCCAGAAGAGGTCCGGCCTGCAGGGCAGCCagcgcggcggcggcggcggcagcaGCCAAAGACACGAGCGGAAGTCCAGCAAGCATGGAGGCTCGGACCACTCCAAGTCGCACACTTCCAGCCCGGCCAAGGGCTCCCTGAGCTCCTCCTCCGGCCACTCGCGCTCGCTGGCCCCCGAGCACCACGGCAAGGAGCAGCGCTACCGCTCCAAGTCCCCCCGCGAGAGGGAGTCCAACTGGGACTCGCCGTCGCGCGTGCACACCTCCTTCCCCAGCGGGCAGCTCTCCAGCCAGGCCTTTCCCCCCTCGCTCATGTCCAAGCCCAGCTCCATGCTGCAGAAGCCCACGGCCTACGTGCGGCCCATGGACGGCCAGGAGACGGTGGAGCCCAAGAGCTCCTCGTCGGAGGGCTACGGCGGCCAGTCTCACAGCAGCACCGTGGGGGAGATGAAGGCCAACGGCAAAGCCTCCCTCTCCAAGCTCAAGATGCCCTCTCAACCTGTGGAG GGTTCTATGTCAGGAGATGCCAATTGCGTGGATGAGATTTTAAAG GAAATGACTCAGTCGTGGCCTCCTCCGCTGACAGCCATCCACACCCCCTGCAAGACCGAACCCTCCAAGTTTCCGTTCCCCACCAAG GACTCGCAGCACTCTAGTTTTCCTGGTGGACACA AGAGACCAACCAAGTCATCGTCCAGCAGCCACCAGACCAAGGCCTGTGATGGAGACCAGGCCAA TATGCTGGAGGACGACCTGAAGCTGAGCAGCAGCGAGGACAGCGACGGCGAACAGGACTCGGCCAAGAATGCCTCGAGGAACGCTTCGGCAAG caacaacagcaacaacagcgAGGTGGCGGAGCACTCGCGGGACGACTCGAGCAGCCACAGCGGCAGCGAGAGCAGCTCCGGCTCGgacagcgagagcgagagcagcTCCACGGACAGCGAGGCCAACGAGCCGCCGCGGCCCGCGTCGCCTGAG CCTGAACCGCCTGTGAACAAGTGGCAGCTAGACAACTGGTTTAAGAAGGTCAAGCagttctccccagcctcccccgtgGACAACAATGTCCCCGCCAAGTACAAGAAGGAGGGTCGCGACTCGGGCTCAGGGAGGAGCTACGGCGGCCAGGGAGGAGGCTCCAAGGAGTCCGGGGCGCCCACGCCCAGCCGGGACCTGAGGACCAGCCAGAAGACGGAAAGCGGCCGCGGGCGCCAGAAATCCCCCGCCCAGAGCGAGGGGGGCGCGGGCCAGCGGAGGACCGTGGGGAAGAAACAGCCCAAGAAGTCGGAGAAGCTCCCCGTGGTGGAGGAGCCCAAGGGGGGGCTGAGAGTGGAGAGCGAGCCCCCTCCCGAGATCTCTCCCCACCGGCCCAAAGCCGCCACGAAGGGCCCCCGCAAACCCAACATCAAGCCCAAGCCCTCCCCCCGGCCGGCGGCCGCCGATAGGCGCAAGAGCAAGGCGCCCACCAAGTCCACCTCGCAGAAGTCCCGGGAGTTCGTGGACACGGACCCGTCGTCATCGGACTCGGAGGAGAACGACAGCATTCCCTCGTCGTCGCAGACGCCCCGGTACACGGAGAGCATCCGTACGCCCGTGTGCGTCTTCTCTcccatggaggagaaggagctccTGTCGCCGCTCAGCGACCCCGAGGAGCGCTACCCGCCCCGCCAGGTGCTGGTGGTGAAGATCGACCTGAGCCTGATTGGGAAAGTCCCTGGCCGCTCTTACAAGGAGCCGGAGCAGCCCAAGGCCGAGAGGGACTCTTCTCTGGACCGAGACGGCAAGGAGTTCCACAAGCAGAACCCCGAGAAGAGCTCCAAGGGCAAGAGGAAACACAAG AATGATGACGAAAGTGCCAAACCAGACAGTAAGAAGTCCCGATTTGAGGACAAGTCTTCATCTCACAAGCCCAGCAGCAAAGA GTCAAAGAGGTCGtcggagaagaaggaggagccgGCGCCGTCTCCCTCCATTGCGGGACTCCAGAGGACTCCCAAGGCGGAGCACCCCGGCCGCAAGCGCACCGTCAGCCAATCGTCCGCCTCGCACTCCAGCGGCGCCAGCAGCGGCAAGGAAGGGGGCGGGGGCCGCAGCAGCAGCAAGAGCAGCTCCACCCCCAAgcacaggaagggagaggacaAGCAGGGGCGCGGCGCGCGGGAGGGCAAG GATAAAAGCTCCAAGGGTCCAGACAACCAGCTGGCAGTGCCCCCCCTGTTGTCCGACGGCTCCAAGTCCCTCCGGTCTAAGCTGCAGTTTGAGGACAG GGTTCTTTCTGCTGACCACTACCTACAGGAAGCCAAGAAACTGAAACACAACGCAGACGCTCTG TTGGACCGGTTCGAGAAGGCCGTGTACTACCTGGACGCCGTGGTGTCGTTCATCGAGTGTGGGaacgccctggagaagagcgCCCAGGAGGCCAAGTCTCCCTTCCCCATGTACGCCGAGACGGTGGAGCTCATCAA GTACACTATGAAGTTGAAGAGCTACATGGCTCCAGACGCTACATCGGCAGACAAGAGGCTCGCCGTGCTCTG CCTACGGTGCCAGTCCCTCCTCTACTTGCGACTGTTCAAGCTGAGAAAGGAAAGCGCTCTGAAGTATTCCAAAACCCTCACAGACCACCTCAAG AATTCCTTAAGCAACACTCAAGCCCCCTCTCCTGGAATGGGGAA tAAAGCGGCAGGGATGCCCTCCCCGGTCTCGCCCAAGCTGTCTCCAGGCAACGCCGGTGGCTACTCGTCGGGCTCCAGCAGCGCCAGCGGCAGCTCGTCCGTCACCATCCCTCAGAGGATCCACCAGATGGCCGCCAGCTACGTCCAGGTCacctccaacttcctgtttgccacGGACGTGTGGGACCAGGCCGAGCAGCTAGCCAAGGAGCAGAGGG AGTTCTTTGTGGAGCTGGACAAGGTGATGACGCCGCTCATCTTCAACACCAGCAGTATGAGCGAACTGGTGCGCTTCACACGCCAGGGACTACACTGGCTGAGGCTGGACGCGAAGCTCATTCCCTAG